Proteins encoded by one window of Arachis ipaensis cultivar K30076 chromosome B04, Araip1.1, whole genome shotgun sequence:
- the LOC107638270 gene encoding uncharacterized protein LOC107638270 (The sequence of the model RefSeq protein was modified relative to this genomic sequence to represent the inferred CDS: added 52 bases not found in genome assembly), translating to MHIFTPTLASISPFSQPDLLYCTTTTSYRYPFSFPKCPHKLTAKTPWEWHHNCNNTSRICVSGNSTQIDQNPDGGLLHQRPTLLEPQLQDDDHIRQARRSSDWKVAKEHKENGVIHNGRIEGFNAGGLLVRFYSIVGFLPFPQLSPIHSSKEPQKPIQDIAKGLHGSIISVKVILADEDKRKLIFSEKEASWSKYSGQVKVGDIFEARVGSVEDYGAFVHLRFPDGLYHLTGLVHISEVSWDLVQDVRDILKEGDQVRVKVIGVDREKSRITLSIKQLEEDPLLETLDKVIPQDGIADPDSSSDSESSTIEPLPGLEAILEELKQEDGIYEARISRQGFEKRVVSQDLQLWLSNAPPVNQRFTLLARAGRQVQEVHLTTSLDQEGIKKALQRVLERVP from the exons ACCTCCTCTACTGCACCACTACCACTTCTTATCGTTATCCTTTTAGTTTCCCAAAATGCCCCCACAAATTAACTGCAAAGACGCCTTGGGAGTGGCACCATAACTGTAATAACACAAGTAGAATATGCGTCTCTGGAAATAGTACCCAGATTGACCAAAACCCAGATGGTGGACTCCTTCATCAACGCCCTACTCTTTTGGAACCGCAGCTACAAGATGATGATCACATTCGTCAGGCCCGG AGATCGTCAGATTGGAAGGTTGCAAAGGAGCACAAAGAGAATGGAGTGATCCACAATGGTAGGATTGAAGGCTTTAATGCCGGAGGCCTCCTTGTTCGCTTTTATTCTATTGTCGGCTTTCTCCCATTCCCACAGCTCAGCCCAATCCATTCGTCCAAAG AACCACAGAAACCTATCCAAGATATTGCTAAAGGTTTGCATGGTTCAATCATATCAGTGAAG GTCATTCTAGCAGATGAAGATAAAAGAAAATTGATCTTCTCTGAGAAAGAAGCTTCTTGGTCCAAATATTCAGGGCAAGTCAAAGTAGGGGACATTTTCGAAGCAAGAGTTGGCTCTGTCGAGGACTACGGTGCATTCGTTCATTTGCGCTTCCCCGACG GTCTTTATCACCTTACCGGATTAGTACACATCTCAGAAGTATCATGGGATCTAGTTCAAGATGTAAGAGACATCTTAAAAGAAGGTGATCAAGTCAGGGTCAAAGTTATTGGTGTTGATAG AGAAAAATCAAGGATTACACTGTCAATTAAACAGTTAGAAGAAGATCCACTTCTAGAAACTCTGGACAAAGTAATACCACAG GATGGTATAGCTGATCCTGATTCTTCTAGTGACAGTGAAAGTAGTACTATTGAGCCTCTTCCGgggcttgaagctatccttgaagaGCTCAAACAGGAGGATGG AATTTATGAAGCAAGAATAAGCCGTCAAGGATTTGAAAAACGGGTTGTCTCACAAGACTTGCAACTTTGGCTCTCTAAT GCACCTCCAGTAAATCAAAGATTTACCCTCCTTGCTAGGGCGGGAAGACAG GTTCAGGAGGTACATTTGACAACGTCACTAGATCAGGAAGGTATCAAAAAGGCCTTACAACGAGTATTAGAACGTGTCCCCTAA